DNA from Onychomys torridus chromosome 1, mOncTor1.1, whole genome shotgun sequence:
GCTTCACCGGGAAATTGTCCTTATGAGCAAGTACAGTggcacagagatccagaaggaagACCTCCAGCTGGGAATCCCACCCTCCTTTATGCGCTTTCAAGCCCACCAGCGGGAGGAGATCCTGGAATGGGAGTTTCTGACTGGGAAATACTTATACTCAGCCGCTGATGGCCAGCCTCCCCGGAGAGGGATGGACTCGGCACAGAGGGAGGCCTTGGATGACATTGTCATGCAGGTGATGGAGATGATCAACGCCAACGCCAAGACCCGAGGGCGCATCATTGACTTCAAGGAGATCCAGTATGGCTACCGTCGTGTGAACCCCATGTATGGGGCAGAGTACATCCTGGACCTGCTGCTCCTGTATAAGAAGCACAAAGGAAAGAAGATGACAGTCCCTGTGAGGAGGCATGCGTACCTGCAGCAGACCTTCAGCAAGATCCAGTTTGTGGAGCATGAGGAGCTGGACGCACAGGAGCTGGCCGACAGAATCAACCAGGACTCTGGTTCCCTGTCATTCCTGTCCAATTCCCTGAAGAAGCTCGTTCCCTTCCAGCTTCCTGGGTCCAAGATTGAGCACAAAGaacccaaagaaaagaagataaacaTTCTGATCCCTTTGTCTGGACGCTTTGACATGTTCGTAAGGTTCATGGGAAACTTTGAGAAGACGTGTCTCATTCCAAATCAGAACGTCAGGCTGGTGGTTCTGCTCTTCAATTCTGACTCCAACCCTGACAAGGCCAAACAGGTTGAACTGATGAGAGATTACCGAGTCAAGTACCCTAAAGCTGACATGCAGGTTTTGCCTGTGTCTGGAGGGTTTTCAAGAGCACTGGCCCTAGAAGTAGGCTCTTCCCAGTTTAACAATGAGTCTCTGCTCTTCTTCTGTGATGTCGACCTGGTATTTACTGTGGAATTCCTACAGCGGTGTCGCGCCAACACAGTGCTGGGTCAGCAGATCTATTTCCCAATCATCTTTAGCCAGTACGATCCAAAGATTGTTTATAGTGGGAAGGTTCCCAGTGACAACCATTTTGCCTTTACTCAGAAAACCGGCTTCTGGAGAAACTATGGGTTTGGCATTACTTGTATTTATAAGGGAGATCTTGTCAGAGTGGGTGGCTTTGATATCTCCATCCAGGGCTGGGGGCTAGAGGATGTGGACCTCTTTAACAAGGTTGTCCAGGCAGGCTTGAAGACATTCAGGAGCCAGGAGGTTGGAGTCGTCCACATCCACCACCCTGTCTTCTGTGACCCCAATCTGGATCCCAAACAGTATAAAATGTGCTTGGGGTCGAAAGCCTCGACATACGGGTCCACACAGCAGTTGGCCGAAATGTGGCTAGAAAAAAATGACCCCAGTTACAGCAAAGGCGGCAGTAACGGCTCTGCCAGGACAGCCTGATCCCAGCCCTACTGGAAAGACTTTTTATTgcctaatttatttttcaaaaactttTTTGTATGATCAGTTTTTTGAAGTCCATACGAGGATCTATTTTCCAAGTGGTTTTCTTACACAGGACTCCTTTAAGATTGAGCTTTTTGAACAAAAATGTGATCAATGTTTGCCTTTGGACACATCTTGCTGAACATTATGTAGCACCGGCTTAATCCTGACTTGAAACATACCTGATGAGCAAAACTTTTGtaatattttcttggtttttgtttttttacatcccccaccccttctctATAGTCCTATGGCAAAAAACGTGAACATTCCTAAGAAGTATTATTGTGACAGAAACACTGTAACTGGTAAATGTTCTGTTGTGACTGTTAACTTTGCACAAATTctacctttttactttttttttaacaagtttttTTAAGCTATCTTTAGTTCCAGTCACAAAGTAAGGAGCCATGATAATAGCTGTATTGTCATTATCTCCAGGACAGCTCTCCACATCGATTATCTCCCCAAATTGTGCTCCACCCACTGGGGCCACCCACCCACCGGGGCCACATGGGCTTTTACAGCAGGGGACGGAGGGAAGTGCACCGAGGCGACCCCACTGTAATTCCTTGGCTCAGCAGACCTGGGACTGAAGTCCAAGAAGGACTTCCTTGGCTTTTCTCTGTTCCTGCCCCTTCTCTTCAGAGGGTACAGTATTATTTAGGGTGACAAAGAATGGCTGTTAGTCGTGTGATGGATACAAGCTAAACAAACAGACCCCTAAGGAAAGTGTGAGGGGTGTTGTCGGGGCTCTGTTCTCCTCATCCTGTGTTTTGGGTGGAGAGagtcacttcatttttttaattactgttttgttCTATCttgtttatctgaaatacctttaatttatttaataccCATTGTTTAGATCTCTTCCATTTGAGTACTTGTCAGTTACTagtatttatgtgtaccatgaGTGTggttagaatattttatttgtggtaaACCGATCTCCAAAGATTTCCTTTCAAAAACACTTTTTCCTcatctttaatttttacattCCCATGCTACTAATATTAagtgttctttgataattttggTGCTCATGTGTTTTGGGGAAAAAAGTGAAATGAATCTGTTATTACACCAGAATGTTTGTTTCCAACTCACAGATCAAATGTGCCttaataatttgttttcatttagattTCAAACAGTTGATAGGTTTGCCATTTGTAATAGACATCGTTGGAGATCTGCCTATTTGTAAATAGCCTATTGCACATTTGAACAAATAAACCAGTGGACAGTATTTTTCTATTGTACTTTGCAGACCATTTTGTCTCATTATTTTTGTGTTAGTTGAAGAATTACATTTGGGAAGTAAAACACTGAAATGCAGACTCAGCCTTTGCACTTATTTCAGCCAGCACTTCTGGACTGCAGGTGGGGAGTGACATGGAACTCATTTAGGGGAAACTCATCTTTTTTCCCCATCAGCTCGTTGACTCAGTGTGAAAAACAGCACTTCAGACTAGGCCCAAGCCCTTGTCTGGCTCCTGGCTACAAATAGACCCTTATCAGCACTAATTTCTTGGGGTTTAGGTTCAGTCTAGCCAGAGAAAAACATTGCACACAGTTGCTGTAGGAGCCAGAAATCAAAAAGTGGCCTCTGGTGCTATTAGCAAGGTTCTGTGGATGAGAATTATTCCCTGGGAGAGGCTTCTGCAGTGTGACGGTGATGTGCCCACAGAATTGCTGTAATTTGCCTAGTTGCCACTCAATCTGTACAAGTTGTTGGGCCTTCCTCCCACCTGCTCAAGGAGAAAACCAGAGCAGTCTTATTTCCCAGTGAGGAAGAGCATCATCCCCAGTGATGACATGTCTGGTCTGTGGACTTGTGTTCTGACACCAAGCTGTAGGGATTTGGGGCAGGAACATACAGAGCTGAGTGACACATGGTTAAACTTGCTCCTTGCTGTTCTGTCCCAACTCCACCATCTACCACACTTCCTGGTGACAGTGGTCTCAGGAATGCTGCTGGCCCCTTTCCCAGTTCACTGCCCTTGTTGATACCTCTGCGGTCTGCTGGCCCCCAAGCTCAGCTCTCATCCCATCGCTCCCTGGTGACTCCAGTGTCCTCCTCCCAGGGGTATTCTCAATAGTCTCACTTGTCCAGGCCCTCAGCCTGGACACTGCCTGGTGACCATTGTCAGGATACTGCCTATAGCCACCCCAGCTCTGGCCCCGCATTGTGGGCTGGTAGGCTCTGAcactgttttgtatttttcttctgcAGCTGAAACACCCCATCGTTTACACTGATGCCACCTTAGACgatccccctacccccaccctgtATGGATGTGATTAGTTGGACTTAATCCTTCCCTCATGTGGTCATTCGACCTCACGGAAGCTGTACCTGGGCCTCTTGATCCCAGTGGCTCCCTAGTGTCTTGGGAACAGTGCCTTCTACTCTTTGAAATGGAATTCCCGCTGAATCCTACGGTCATTGGATGGGCTGAGACTTGCTACCCTCACCCTGGGCCCAGAAACACAGCCCTGGAGGCCCAGGGAAGCTTTCAGTTTATGCTTCCCTGTCTCGCTTGTCAGTACTTTGTTCTTCATGGATTGCTTTATTCTGAGACGGGGTCTCAGTATATgactggcttgaaactcactctgtagaccaggctggcctcaactcagaaatccacctgcctctgcctcctaagtgctgggataaaaggcaagTGCCATCAAACCTAGCTGCGTTGCCTTATTTTCGATCAAATATATTAAGAAACTAGTATGTCCCAAACACACTAGACAAGCCCTGttgacagtatttttaaaatcaagactGTGAGTGGGGTTAGGAGGGCAGGGAAGAGATCTTTGTACACAAGGGCATGCAGATGGAAGCTTCTCTTCCCCATCCAGCCATCCAGCCCAAGGTTCTTTGAATAGCGGACTGCCAGGTTTATAGATATCCTGCTAAAGgaagtgtgcatgtgtacatatgatgAGAAAATAGTGTATAATACACAGATCCTGGCAGGAGTATCTGTTGCCTTGGGCTACTTGAGGGCAGAGCAGAGTTTCATGGCCCTCTGCTATCTGGAGGCATTTGggagggcagggctggcaggtttGAGTGCTGTGATCGGATCTGGAGGGATCCTGAGAGGTGGAGCAGGGTGGGCACAGATGGCCATGACACGTGTTGGTAAGTCACTCTCATAAGGAAGTAGCATTTTTCTGGTTTGGGCCAGGGTGAGGTTTCTTCTCCCCAGGCTGCAGGCTCGTGGACTTTGCTAATACCCCCTCTGCTTGCTGTTTGTCACAGTCTGGCTTTCCCTGGAAGGACCAGCCAGGGTCTGGTGTTCTGTGCAGGCAACTTTATCCATTACCTAGTGTGCTCAGAGTCCAAGGGCACTCCTCATCTGGGAAGGGAATATTTACATTAAAAGGACCTCTCGAATATGTCACTCTGTTGCCCAGTGTCCTTGTCTTTAAGGACACTCGAAAGTGAGACTCTTAGTGGCCAAGGAGTTCCACTCAAGTCCCCAGTGCCAAAGGTTGCAGTGCCTTTGTCTAGAGGGATCCAGGTGCCAGCCCTCCCCACCCTGTACAGCACCAGCCCTGGGGATTAGGCTGGCTTACTCCTGGTACAAAGACCTGTAATCTAGGTTGCAAAGGAGCTTATGTGCCACACGACCAGGAGCCAGCTGAGGTGTCAACTAAGGTGGCTGCACAGGGCTGCTAGCCACCTAGGTGGGTCCCTGGCACTTTGCAAGCCCTTAAAAGCAGCCATTTTCTGTTCTCCGTGGAAATGTCCACTGTGCATTTGCTTAGTCTGGCTTGTAAATTCAGTGAAGATGTGAATGTCAGAATCCTGTGGAGTGAACCCCAGCATCCTGTGTTTTAGTCTTTCCAGTAGAAAACGCAGCATCCTATGTGCACATACCCCCTCACAGACAGCACatctaaaaacaaatctttaaaaaaaacattttcaaattaaaaccGAATGAAGtactgggatatagctcagtggttgagcacttacCTACTATGTGTaagaccctggatttgatccccagtgcCACACAAGCACAATAtattatattaacatatatatataataaaatataaacttgaacaataaaataacatcTGAGAATTACTGTGGGAAGACTGTCCAGTACATTGGCTGTACCATCCCAAGAAAACGGCAACCCTAAAACTCAACCCCCATGGCCACAAAACTTGAGTCATGGcaaaatgaggaaaaggaaggcaTAATGGTGAGTCAGTCAAGCTCCAGATACGTGGCCTCTTGGGGAATGAGGTCCACTCATAGGCTTGCCCTGGGGACAGACAGGCAGGCTGAGAAACGGAAGCTGTCAGTTCAAGATAAGACAGCGCTTTCCAGACTTGAGTGGCAGGGACGCAGgataaagccaggcagtgtgtCAAGGAGCCCAGGTGCCCCTCAGGGAACCAGGCAATGATTTTTCTGGTGGAAAAGTATGGATTTGCAAATACATGAGAGTGAACTTTGATTGACAACCGTGGACCTACTTAACCTATGCTCTAGGCTAGTTTTGAAGactattttataaaatgatattaTAATACATGCTAgctaatatttttttattgttgctgggcagtgatggcacacacctttgatcccagcactcaggagacagaggcaggcggatctctgagttcaaggccagcctggtctatagagtgaaatctagcatagccagggctacacagagaaaccttggctctaaaaacaataacaacagattTTGTTATTAGCTTTGGTGTTACTGGAAGGCTCTACATCGCTAAATTGGAAGATAGTGTTTATCCACTGGTTAGACCCAGTGATGACCACAACAAAGAATGTTTTTATCAAAAGAATGGTCGAAAGGAAGACATGGTTCACAAAGGGAAGATGGAGGGTGTTTCTTGTCTCATCACCATTAGTGCACTGGGGATTTCTTTTGGGGACCTTGGGCTCCAGGGAAGTGACCATAATCACATATACCCTCGTGGCTTTCCAAGAGCCAGAGTCTGATGTGGCTACCATCCCTGGGAAATGAGTTATACCATGACTTGTGAGTCTTTAAAATTAGATTCAGAGATTGGCCTTTCCCCTGAGAGGCTGTGCCCTCCAGCTGCTGAGTGCTAGCCGTTTTCTGAGATGGATTGTCAGGGCAGTCACTGTCTGGGCCACATCCTCAGGCGGATGTGACGGGTAGATTTCATCAGTGTGGAGGGCTTGGAAAGCTCTGTCCAGCCCCAGCTGGTTTCCTGTGGGTCTGCCAGAAGTTCTGGGCAGCCTTA
Protein-coding regions in this window:
- the Chsy1 gene encoding LOW QUALITY PROTEIN: chondroitin sulfate synthase 1 (The sequence of the model RefSeq protein was modified relative to this genomic sequence to represent the inferred CDS: deleted 1 base in 1 codon), giving the protein MLTYLRPGPPAMMVMDSSSEANMVQDNSWEVEFFSSEGSDTSIPIPIVPLRGVDDSYPPQKKSFMMLKYMHDHYLDKYEWFMRADDDVYIKGDRLESFLRSLNSSEPLFLGQTGLGTTEEMGKLALEPGENFCMGGPGVILSREVLRRMAPHIGKCLREMYTTHEDVEVGRCVRRFAGVQCVWSYEMQQLFYENYEQNKKGYIRDLHSSKIHRAITLHPNKNPPYQYRLHSYMLSRKIAELRHRTIQLHREIVLMSKYSGTEIQKEDLQLGIPPSFMRFQAHQREEILEWEFLTGKYLYSAADGQPPRRGMDSAQREALDDIVMQVMEMINANAKTRGRIIDFKEIQYGYRRVNPMYGAEYILDLLLLYKKHKGKKMTVPVRRHAYLQQTFSKIQFVEHEELDAQELADRINQDSGSLSFLSNSLKKLVPFQLPGSKIEHKEPKEKKINILIPLSGRFDMFVRFMGNFEKTCLIPNQNVRLVVLLFNSDSNPDKAKQVELMRDYRVKYPKADMQVLPVSGGFSRALALEVGSSQFNNESLLFFCDVDLVFTVEFLQRCRANTVLGQQIYFPIIFSQYDPKIVYSGKVPSDNHFAFTQKTGFWRNYGFGITCIYKGDLVRVGGFDISIQGWGLEDVDLFNKVVQAGLKTFRSQEVGVVHIHHPVFCDPNLDPKQYKMCLGSKASTYGSTQQLAEMWLEKNDPSYSKGGSNGSARTA